From Roseburia hominis, the proteins below share one genomic window:
- a CDS encoding Rpn family recombination-promoting nuclease/putative transposase, with protein sequence MDYKQNIIPLKDLNLTSRFLFDEVMDDPQTHQDVLSIIFGKEIPLLDKAETEKELRVSPLIRSIRLDVFSIDEENVIYSTEMQAQKKVDLAKRSRYYQALIDTGLLKPGIPDYNLLNASYIIIITPFDLFGHGKYQYTFEARCREVPECILEDQAVRIFLNTRGTNDDEVSKELADFLHYLENTTASVADASGSERIRRIHERVHKVKLSEEIGVKYMQAWEEKYFEREEGRAEGRNDLLKSQIRKKLLKGKSPEIIADEVEEELNTVLTIIQEITEENTSNNQ encoded by the coding sequence ATGGACTATAAACAAAATATCATACCGCTGAAAGACCTGAACCTGACCAGCAGATTCCTTTTTGACGAAGTGATGGACGATCCGCAGACTCATCAGGATGTGCTCAGTATTATTTTCGGGAAGGAGATTCCGCTTCTTGATAAAGCAGAGACCGAAAAGGAATTACGGGTGTCGCCCCTGATTCGTTCCATCCGTTTGGATGTGTTTTCTATTGATGAGGAAAATGTGATCTACAGCACAGAAATGCAGGCACAGAAGAAAGTTGACCTGGCTAAACGGAGCCGGTACTACCAGGCTCTTATCGATACCGGACTTTTGAAACCCGGTATTCCGGATTACAATCTTCTGAATGCTTCGTACATTATTATCATCACACCGTTTGATTTATTTGGTCATGGGAAGTACCAATATACTTTTGAGGCCAGATGTCGGGAAGTTCCGGAATGTATACTGGAAGATCAGGCTGTCCGCATTTTTCTGAATACGCGAGGAACAAACGACGATGAAGTCTCAAAGGAACTGGCAGATTTTCTTCATTATCTGGAAAACACGACAGCCTCCGTGGCAGATGCTTCTGGCAGTGAACGGATTCGCCGGATTCATGAGCGGGTGCATAAGGTCAAACTCAGCGAAGAAATTGGAGTGAAGTATATGCAGGCTTGGGAAGAAAAATATTTCGAACGGGAAGAAGGACGCGCAGAAGGGCGCAACGACCTTTTAAAATCACAGATTAGAAAGAAGCTCTTAAAAGGTAAGTCCCCTGAAATCATCGCCGATGAAGTAGAAGAAGAATTGAATACCGTCTTGACAATCATTCAAGAAATCACAGAGGAAAATACAAGCAATAACCAATAG
- a CDS encoding ABC transporter ATP-binding protein, whose protein sequence is MAGPMAMRGAKPKVENPGKLFVRLMQYVFRKYKAHCFLVAILICVGVLANVQGTMFTKNLIDEYITPFLLTDEPDFGPLAHAIARVAVFYAIGVLSTYTYNRIMVNVTQGTLRDLRNDLFEHMQKLPIKYFDTHAHGDIMSIYTNDIDTLRQMISQSIPQVINSAFTVVSVFVSMVILNIPLTIVTLIMVTIMITSSRKAAGQSGKYFREQQINLGRVNGYIEEMMNGQKVVKVFCHEEESKEKFRELNGKLYVSADRANTFANMLGPINAQLGNISYVICAIVGGILALNGIGGFTLGGLASFLTFNKSFSMPINQVSQQLNAVVMAMAGADRVFRLLDEKPEVDDGYVTLVNVAEKDGKLVESEARTGRWAWKHTHQADGSVDYVEVKGDVVFNGVDFGYTDEKIVLHDVKLYATPGQKIAFVGSTGAGKTTITNLINRFYDIQDGKIRYDGININKIKKDDLRRSLGIVLQDTHLFTGTVKENIRYGKLDATDEEVVAAAKLANADGFIRRLPKGYDTMLTGDGANLSQGQRQLLAIARAAIADPPVLILDEATSSIDTRTERIVQEGMDKLMHGRTTFVIAHRLSTVRNSDCIMVLEQGRIIERGTHDQLIAEKGKYYQLYTGNAISA, encoded by the coding sequence ATGGCAGGACCAATGGCAATGCGGGGAGCAAAACCGAAGGTGGAAAATCCCGGAAAATTATTTGTACGTCTGATGCAGTATGTGTTCCGGAAATATAAAGCACATTGTTTTCTTGTGGCGATCCTGATCTGCGTGGGCGTTCTGGCAAACGTACAGGGTACCATGTTTACGAAAAACCTGATTGATGAGTACATTACGCCGTTTCTTCTGACGGACGAACCGGACTTTGGACCGCTGGCACATGCGATCGCCCGTGTGGCGGTGTTCTATGCGATCGGAGTGCTTTCGACATATACGTATAACAGGATTATGGTAAATGTGACGCAGGGGACCTTAAGAGATCTGCGAAATGATCTGTTTGAGCATATGCAGAAGCTGCCGATTAAATATTTTGATACGCATGCGCATGGAGATATCATGTCTATATATACCAATGATATCGATACGCTCCGGCAGATGATCAGCCAGAGTATTCCGCAGGTCATCAATAGTGCATTTACGGTAGTCAGTGTATTTGTCAGCATGGTGATCTTAAATATTCCGCTTACCATCGTGACGCTGATCATGGTCACGATTATGATTACCAGCTCCAGGAAAGCGGCGGGACAGAGCGGAAAATATTTTAGAGAGCAGCAGATTAACCTAGGCAGGGTCAATGGATATATCGAGGAGATGATGAACGGACAGAAGGTGGTGAAGGTCTTCTGTCATGAGGAAGAGAGCAAGGAAAAATTCCGGGAATTGAATGGAAAGCTGTATGTGAGTGCGGACCGGGCCAATACCTTCGCCAACATGTTGGGGCCGATCAATGCGCAGCTTGGAAATATCAGCTATGTGATCTGCGCAATCGTGGGAGGCATCCTGGCGCTGAATGGAATCGGCGGATTTACCTTAGGAGGACTTGCAAGCTTCCTGACGTTTAATAAGAGCTTCAGCATGCCGATCAACCAGGTGAGCCAGCAGCTCAATGCGGTGGTCATGGCAATGGCAGGCGCGGATCGTGTTTTCCGGCTGTTGGACGAGAAGCCGGAGGTGGACGACGGTTATGTGACTCTGGTAAATGTGGCAGAGAAGGACGGAAAGCTCGTAGAGAGCGAGGCAAGAACCGGACGCTGGGCATGGAAGCATACGCATCAGGCGGACGGAAGCGTGGATTATGTGGAAGTCAAGGGCGACGTGGTGTTTAACGGCGTGGATTTCGGGTACACTGATGAGAAGATTGTTCTTCATGATGTGAAGCTCTATGCCACACCCGGACAGAAAATCGCATTTGTAGGCTCCACGGGTGCCGGAAAGACGACGATCACCAACCTGATCAACCGGTTTTACGATATTCAGGACGGAAAAATCCGATACGACGGAATCAATATCAACAAAATTAAAAAAGATGATCTGAGACGGTCCCTGGGGATTGTGCTTCAGGATACGCATTTGTTTACGGGAACCGTGAAGGAGAATATCCGTTACGGTAAACTGGATGCTACGGACGAAGAGGTGGTGGCAGCAGCGAAGCTCGCCAATGCGGACGGATTTATCCGAAGGCTTCCGAAGGGATACGATACGATGCTGACCGGAGACGGGGCGAACTTAAGCCAGGGACAGAGACAGCTTCTTGCCATCGCCCGTGCGGCGATCGCGGACCCGCCGGTTCTGATTCTGGATGAGGCGACCAGCTCCATCGACACCAGAACGGAGCGGATTGTACAGGAAGGCATGGATAAATTGATGCACGGACGGACAACGTTCGTCATTGCCCATAGACTTTCTACGGTGCGGAATTCAGATTGTATTATGGTTCTGGAACAGGGAAGAATTATAGAGAGAGGAACCCATGATCAGTTGATTGCGGAGAAGGGGAAATATTATCAGTTGTATACCGGAAATGCGATCAGTGCGTAG
- a CDS encoding helix-turn-helix transcriptional regulator — MGKEIGDIIYQIRQESGLGQKQVCEGLCSVAHFARIEQNQTAIDYFMLDRIFGRLGKSTERLEYILPRDAYEIYELQYLVQKSICHSRLEEAETHLKEYERRKVAAKPLHRQFIMQERAQIGWIKGENAETILRYVEEAIGQSMPLENAIREIALSAEEIKLLLFRWEICLGIGEARSEKEVRELLEYINERKLLDIEAVKVLPYAVILLGKICDWRKEAEYLEGYTRRALTILRDTGKLLYMPKILGQYAKILEFRGIRPELVRVLRQERASLLETEKAYEISFEKFRLFQHINRRFEIDYELIKRMRVSRGISQEALCEDICTQEALSRIENGRSSPRNKVICKLLEKMGRKGSTVHTVIMVEDYEVLELKREYFGKLHKLKYDEAYEKLIEIEQRLDMSYSENRQFLQSEKTKIRYCKGEISGEESLAILAEILQETVDLQKIKMTEQSFTTEEHSVLSIIALILFGEQRKAEAAQVLKMQLQALNSGRVRNVFHILEWELVVGNLATALEELGQTETAIGYSKERIEVAMEAGKGNGIGRALVTMASAMDQESKEECALFYVRGGDSLKLYRHEARYQLVEKYITSSKFHFYEKFKHYRDQIRLHYQQHK, encoded by the coding sequence ATGGGAAAAGAGATTGGAGACATCATTTATCAAATAAGGCAGGAGTCGGGCCTTGGCCAAAAGCAGGTCTGCGAGGGCTTGTGTTCTGTGGCTCATTTTGCGCGTATCGAACAAAATCAGACGGCAATCGATTATTTTATGCTGGACAGGATATTCGGAAGATTAGGAAAATCGACAGAACGTCTGGAATATATTCTGCCTCGGGACGCCTATGAGATTTACGAATTGCAGTATCTCGTTCAGAAAAGTATCTGCCACAGCCGGTTAGAGGAAGCGGAAACACATTTGAAAGAGTATGAGAGACGGAAGGTTGCTGCAAAGCCGCTGCACCGGCAGTTTATCATGCAGGAGCGGGCGCAGATTGGTTGGATAAAGGGAGAAAATGCAGAGACAATTCTGCGGTATGTCGAGGAAGCGATAGGGCAAAGCATGCCGCTTGAAAACGCAATAAGAGAAATCGCGCTCAGTGCGGAGGAAATCAAGCTCTTATTGTTCCGCTGGGAAATCTGCCTTGGAATCGGAGAGGCGAGGTCAGAAAAAGAGGTAAGGGAGCTTTTAGAGTATATTAATGAAAGAAAACTGCTGGATATCGAGGCCGTGAAGGTGCTTCCGTATGCGGTGATTCTTCTCGGAAAAATATGTGATTGGAGAAAAGAAGCGGAATATCTCGAAGGTTACACTCGAAGAGCATTGACTATTTTGAGGGATACGGGAAAGCTTCTGTATATGCCGAAAATCCTGGGACAGTATGCAAAAATATTGGAGTTTCGAGGGATTAGACCGGAACTGGTCAGGGTTCTCAGACAAGAGCGTGCCAGCCTTTTGGAAACGGAAAAAGCATACGAAATTTCATTTGAAAAATTCCGGTTGTTTCAGCATATTAATCGACGGTTTGAGATTGATTACGAATTAATTAAGAGAATGCGCGTGTCAAGAGGAATATCTCAAGAGGCTTTGTGCGAAGATATCTGTACTCAGGAAGCCTTGTCGAGAATAGAAAATGGCAGGAGCAGTCCGAGGAATAAAGTAATCTGTAAATTGTTGGAGAAAATGGGACGGAAGGGCAGCACGGTTCATACGGTCATTATGGTAGAGGATTATGAGGTGCTGGAACTGAAAAGAGAGTATTTCGGGAAATTACATAAATTGAAGTATGATGAGGCATATGAAAAATTGATAGAAATTGAACAAAGACTGGATATGTCATACTCTGAGAACCGACAGTTTTTACAAAGTGAGAAAACAAAAATACGGTATTGCAAGGGAGAAATAAGTGGGGAAGAAAGTTTGGCTATTCTTGCAGAGATACTGCAAGAAACGGTTGATTTACAAAAGATAAAAATGACTGAGCAAAGCTTTACGACAGAAGAGCACAGCGTATTAAGTATAATTGCATTAATTTTATTTGGGGAACAAAGAAAAGCTGAAGCGGCTCAGGTGTTGAAAATGCAGCTTCAGGCGTTAAATAGCGGTCGGGTAAGGAATGTGTTCCATATATTGGAATGGGAGTTAGTAGTAGGAAATCTGGCTACAGCTTTGGAAGAACTTGGGCAGACAGAAACAGCGATTGGGTATTCGAAGGAACGAATAGAAGTGGCCATGGAAGCCGGGAAGGGAAATGGAATAGGTAGGGCGTTAGTTACCATGGCCAGTGCGATGGATCAGGAGAGCAAAGAAGAATGCGCCTTATTCTATGTAAGAGGGGGCGATTCGTTAAAACTATACCGGCATGAGGCCAGATATCAATTGGTTGAAAAGTATATAACCAGTTCGAAGTTCCACTTTTATGAGAAATTTAAACATTACCGGGATCAAATCCGCCTCCATTATCAGCAACATAAGTAA
- a CDS encoding Rpn family recombination-promoting nuclease/putative transposase, translating to MNHKQNIIPLKDLNLTSRFLFDEVMDDPQAHQDVLSIIFGKEIPLFDKAETEKELRVSPLIRSIRLDVFFIDEENVIYSTEMQAQKKVDLAKRSRYYQALIDTGLLKPGIPDYNLLNTSYIILITPFDLFGYGKYQYTFEARCREVPECILEDKATRIFLNTRGTNDDEVSQELVDFLHYLENTTASVANASDSERIHRIHERVHKVKLSEEIGVKYMQAWEEKYFEREEGREEGLKEGYSLKLKDLIKKKLLKGKSPEIIADEVEEELDTVLTIIQEITTEDTISNHNN from the coding sequence ATGAACCACAAACAAAATATCATACCGCTGAAAGACCTGAACCTGACCAGCAGATTCCTTTTTGACGAAGTGATGGACGATCCGCAGGCTCATCAGGATGTGCTCAGTATTATTTTCGGGAAGGAGATTCCGCTCTTTGATAAAGCAGAGACCGAAAAGGAATTACGGGTGTCACCCCTGATTCGTTCCATTCGTTTGGACGTGTTTTTTATTGATGAGGAAAATGTGATCTACAGCACAGAAATGCAGGCACAGAAGAAAGTTGACCTGGCGAAGCGGAGCCGGTACTACCAGGCTCTTATCGACACCGGACTTTTGAAACCCGGTATTCCGGATTATAATTTGCTGAATACTTCATACATTATCCTTATCACGCCTTTTGACCTGTTTGGTTACGGGAAGTATCAATACACTTTCGAGGCCAGATGCCGGGAAGTCCCGGAATGTATACTGGAAGATAAGGCTACACGCATATTTCTGAATACACGTGGAACGAACGACGATGAAGTTTCACAAGAGCTGGTGGATTTTCTGCATTACCTGGAAAATACGACAGCCTCCGTTGCAAACGCTTCTGACAGTGAACGAATCCACCGGATTCATGAGCGGGTGCATAAGGTCAAACTCAGCGAAGAAATTGGAGTGAAGTATATGCAGGCTTGGGAAGAGAAATATTTTGAACGGGAAGAAGGACGCGAAGAAGGGCTAAAAGAGGGTTATTCTTTAAAATTAAAGGATTTAATCAAAAAGAAACTCCTCAAAGGCAAGTCTCCTGAAATCATCGCCGATGAAGTAGAAGAAGAACTGGACACCGTCCTGACAATCATTCAGGAGATTACCACAGAAGACACAATTTCTAATCATAACAACTAA
- a CDS encoding ABC transporter ATP-binding protein, with amino-acid sequence MIRTLLKEVKEFKRASFATPMFMILEVLMEMVIPFLMASIIDDGVNAGDIHHIYKVGAVMVVAAAIGLFAGIAGGRFGAKASAGFARNLREAMFNNIQTFSFSNIDKYSTAGLVTRLTTDVTNIQNSYQMLLRMFTRAPASLICAMVMAFYINARLASIYLVAVLVLGVVLFAIMNNATKYFKQAFPKYDDMNASVQENVSAIRVVKAYVREQEETSKFKRTSENIYKIFVKAECNLVFNAPIMQTTVYSCILLISWIGAKMIVANSLTTGELMSLLAYCMNILMSLMMLSMVFVMISMSAASAKRISEVLGETSDLKNPADPIHEVPDGSISFRHVEFAYRKDSKEPVLKDITLDIHSGETIGIIGGTGSAKTSLVNLISRLYDVTAGEVIVGGHNVKEYDMEALRNQVSVVLQNNVLFSGSILDNLRWGNKEATREECELACRQACADEFIQRLPDGYETHIEQGGSNVSGGQKQRVCIARALLKRPKILILDDSTSAVDTATDAKIRKAFAEEIPDTTKLIIAQRISSVQNADRIIVMDEGRINGFGTHEELLRENAIYREVYESQTKGGGDFDEKAGE; translated from the coding sequence ATGATCCGGACTTTATTGAAAGAAGTTAAAGAATTCAAAAGAGCGTCCTTTGCAACACCGATGTTCATGATCCTGGAGGTGCTGATGGAAATGGTCATTCCGTTTCTGATGGCTTCTATCATAGATGACGGTGTCAATGCGGGGGACATTCACCACATTTACAAGGTAGGTGCGGTGATGGTAGTGGCGGCGGCGATTGGGCTGTTTGCCGGAATTGCAGGCGGAAGATTCGGCGCGAAGGCGTCGGCGGGCTTTGCAAGAAACCTAAGAGAGGCGATGTTTAACAACATTCAGACTTTCTCATTTTCCAATATTGACAAATACAGCACGGCGGGTCTGGTAACTCGTCTTACAACGGACGTGACGAATATCCAGAATTCCTACCAGATGCTGCTTCGTATGTTTACGAGGGCGCCGGCCAGTCTGATCTGTGCGATGGTTATGGCATTTTACATCAATGCCCGGCTGGCGAGCATTTATCTGGTGGCGGTCCTGGTGCTGGGAGTCGTTCTATTTGCGATTATGAATAATGCCACAAAGTATTTTAAACAGGCATTTCCGAAGTATGATGACATGAATGCGTCCGTTCAGGAAAATGTTTCCGCGATTCGCGTGGTAAAAGCGTACGTGCGGGAGCAGGAGGAGACCAGCAAATTTAAGAGGACCAGCGAAAATATTTATAAGATTTTTGTCAAGGCAGAATGTAATCTGGTCTTTAATGCACCAATCATGCAGACTACGGTCTACAGTTGTATCCTTTTGATTAGCTGGATCGGGGCGAAGATGATCGTGGCAAACAGCCTGACCACCGGAGAACTGATGAGCCTTCTGGCCTACTGTATGAATATTCTGATGAGCCTTATGATGTTGTCGATGGTATTCGTCATGATTTCTATGAGTGCGGCGAGTGCAAAACGTATTTCAGAAGTGCTGGGTGAGACCAGCGATCTAAAGAATCCGGCAGACCCGATTCATGAGGTTCCGGACGGAAGTATCTCGTTCCGGCATGTGGAATTCGCATATCGGAAAGACTCAAAGGAGCCGGTTCTCAAGGATATTACGCTGGATATCCATTCGGGAGAGACGATTGGGATCATCGGCGGAACCGGAAGTGCGAAGACGAGTCTGGTGAACCTGATCAGCCGTCTGTACGATGTGACGGCGGGAGAGGTCATTGTCGGCGGTCATAACGTGAAGGAATATGACATGGAGGCACTTAGGAATCAGGTGTCCGTGGTATTGCAGAATAACGTCTTGTTTTCCGGCTCTATTTTGGATAACCTGCGCTGGGGCAATAAGGAGGCCACCCGTGAGGAATGTGAACTGGCCTGCCGCCAGGCCTGTGCAGACGAGTTTATCCAGAGGCTCCCGGACGGCTATGAGACGCACATTGAGCAGGGCGGAAGCAACGTGTCCGGCGGGCAGAAGCAGAGAGTTTGTATTGCAAGAGCGCTACTTAAAAGACCAAAAATCTTGATTCTCGACGACAGTACCAGCGCGGTGGATACGGCGACAGATGCGAAGATTCGAAAAGCATTTGCCGAGGAGATACCGGATACCACGAAGCTGATCATCGCCCAGAGAATTTCCAGTGTGCAAAATGCGGACCGGATCATCGTCATGGACGAGGGCCGTATAAATGGATTTGGAACTCATGAGGAGCTGCTTCGGGAAAATGCGATCTACCGCGAGGTATATGAGTCGCAGACCAAGGGCGGCGGAGATTTTGATGAGAAGGCAGGTGAGTAG
- a CDS encoding PqqD family protein, which produces MTKVEYAATISWQVLDDEVYIINEKNKRVYVLDNSAKDFWLAIEKRSLDKICQALCAQYCADADCIRADLHDFIADLDKLELVEVSD; this is translated from the coding sequence ATGACGAAGGTGGAATATGCCGCCACTATATCGTGGCAAGTATTAGATGATGAAGTATACATAATTAATGAGAAAAATAAAAGAGTTTATGTTTTAGATAATAGTGCTAAAGATTTTTGGCTGGCAATAGAAAAACGAAGTTTGGACAAGATATGTCAGGCATTATGTGCTCAGTATTGCGCTGACGCTGACTGTATTAGAGCTGATTTACACGATTTTATTGCAGATTTGGATAAGCTGGAATTAGTGGAGGTGAGCGATTGA
- a CDS encoding MarR family transcriptional regulator, with amino-acid sequence MFGTKQFNTKQFGKEQLKRTVKNMEETDKKRRIGMEIRRLNCMFKQNMSAHVKAAGIDEITLMHGWIIRYLYDNRDKEVFQKDLEKFFKVSRSTVTGVIQVLEKQGYLRRESVDRDARLKKVILTDKGIHTHEALESLVNYLNVRTLEGISDAELEVFFQVTKKLRDNLQKQKNECSDGKEETDDPDFIERS; translated from the coding sequence ATGTTCGGAACCAAACAATTTAATACTAAACAGTTTGGAAAAGAACAATTAAAAAGGACGGTGAAGAATATGGAAGAGACCGATAAGAAGCGGCGGATCGGTATGGAGATACGGAGACTGAACTGTATGTTTAAGCAGAACATGTCGGCGCATGTCAAGGCTGCCGGGATCGACGAGATCACCTTGATGCATGGCTGGATTATCCGGTACCTGTATGATAACAGAGACAAGGAGGTTTTCCAGAAGGATCTTGAGAAATTTTTTAAGGTGAGCAGGTCTACGGTGACCGGAGTGATTCAGGTGCTGGAGAAACAGGGATATCTTCGGCGGGAATCCGTGGACCGGGATGCGAGGCTTAAAAAAGTGATCCTGACAGACAAGGGGATTCATACACATGAGGCGCTTGAAAGCCTGGTAAATTACCTGAATGTAAGGACGCTGGAGGGAATCAGCGATGCGGAGCTGGAGGTTTTCTTCCAGGTGACAAAGAAGCTGAGAGATAACTTACAAAAGCAGAAAAATGAATGCTCGGATGGGAAGGAGGAGACAGATGATCCGGACTTTATTGAAAGAAGTTAA
- a CDS encoding radical SAM protein yields the protein MELLDIFHEKAYEQRRPVTCIIELLTQCNLKCKHCYIPDTAQYYLDKQTVFDILTQLREMGVLTVYFTGGEIFIRKDLLEIISWARKLHMRVILMSNITLLSEELVKKIADMYICEFSVSLYSMDSSVHDEITGKSGSWNETMEALELIRKYDIPVRIKTPLMIDNAFAYKDIYDFCQDKGYAFLSSPVIFAKSNGDKETLKLRINKEDLITIVKDLDEIVTSNIKRNESKPEACPTLRYSFSIDAKGDVFPCNSLYMCVGNVKNSRLRDIWYNSELLFKIQNITKSDLQPCKECTVKEHCDRCPGLALLEDDDIYGCSSVAREIALVRYLERKVLK from the coding sequence ATGGAGCTATTAGACATTTTTCATGAGAAGGCTTATGAACAGAGAAGGCCAGTAACATGCATTATAGAATTATTGACGCAGTGTAATTTGAAATGCAAGCATTGTTACATACCAGATACTGCTCAGTATTATCTGGATAAACAAACAGTTTTTGATATCTTAACACAATTAAGAGAGATGGGGGTATTAACTGTTTATTTTACTGGTGGTGAAATATTTATACGGAAAGATTTGCTGGAAATTATTTCATGGGCGAGAAAGCTGCATATGAGAGTGATATTAATGAGCAATATTACACTGCTTTCCGAAGAATTAGTTAAGAAAATTGCGGATATGTATATTTGTGAATTCTCGGTTAGCTTATATTCTATGGACAGTTCTGTTCATGATGAGATAACAGGGAAGAGTGGTTCATGGAATGAGACAATGGAAGCATTAGAACTGATACGAAAATATGACATACCCGTGAGAATAAAAACACCCTTGATGATAGATAATGCATTTGCGTATAAAGATATATATGATTTTTGTCAAGATAAGGGATATGCTTTTTTGTCATCTCCAGTCATATTTGCGAAAAGTAATGGTGACAAAGAGACGCTAAAATTAAGAATTAATAAAGAAGATTTGATAACTATTGTGAAGGATTTAGACGAGATAGTTACAAGCAATATAAAGAGAAATGAAAGCAAACCGGAAGCCTGTCCTACATTGCGCTATAGCTTTTCAATTGACGCGAAAGGTGATGTCTTCCCGTGTAATTCTTTATATATGTGTGTTGGGAATGTTAAAAATAGTAGACTTAGAGATATTTGGTATAATTCTGAATTATTATTTAAAATTCAAAATATAACCAAATCGGATTTGCAACCGTGTAAAGAATGTACAGTAAAGGAACATTGCGACCGATGCCCGGGATTGGCATTGTTGGAAGATGATGATATTTATGGATGCTCATCAGTGGCCCGAGAAATTGCGCTTGTACGTTATTTGGAAAGAAAAGTTTTAAAATAA
- a CDS encoding Rpn family recombination-promoting nuclease/putative transposase, protein MDYKQNIIPLKDLNLTSKFLFDEVMDDPQTHQDVLSIIFGKKIPLLDKAETEKELRVSPLIRSIRLDVFSIDEENVIYSTEMQAQKKVDLAKRSRYYQALIDTGLLKPGIPDYNLLNTSYIILITPFDLFGYGKYQYTFEARCREVPECILEDKATRIFLNTRGTNDDEVSQELVDFLHYLENTTASVASASGSERIHRIHERVHKVKLSEEIGVKYMQAWEEKYFDREEGRNDLLKSQIRKKLIKGKSPEIIADEVEEELDTVLTIIQEITEEDTSNNQ, encoded by the coding sequence ATGGACTATAAACAAAATATCATACCGCTGAAAGACCTGAACCTGACCAGCAAATTCCTTTTTGACGAAGTAATGGATGATCCGCAGACTCATCAGGATGTGCTCAGTATTATTTTCGGGAAGAAGATTCCGCTTCTTGACAAAGCAGAGACTGAAAAGGAGTTGCGGGTGTCGCCCCTGATTCGCTCCATCCGCCTGGATGTGTTTTCTATTGATGAGGAAAATGTGATTTACAGCACAGAAATGCAGGCACAGAAGAAAGTTGACCTGGCAAAGCGGAGCCGGTACTACCAGGCTCTTATCGACACCGGACTTTTGAAACCCGGTATTCCGGATTACAATTTGCTGAATACTTCATACATTATCCTTATCACGCCTTTTGACCTGTTTGGTTACGGGAAGTATCAATACACTTTCGAGGCCAGATGCCGGGAAGTCCCGGAATGTATACTGGAAGATAAGGCTACACGCATATTTCTGAATACACGTGGAACGAACGACGATGAAGTTTCACAAGAGCTGGTGGATTTTTTGCACTACCTGGAAAATACGACGGCCTCCGTGGCAAGCGCTTCTGGCAGTGAACGAATCCACCGGATTCATGAGCGGGTGCATAAGGTCAAACTCAGCGAAGAAATTGGAGTGAAGTATATGCAGGCTTGGGAAGAAAAATATTTTGATCGGGAAGAAGGACGCAACGACCTTTTAAAATCACAGATTAGGAAAAAACTCATAAAAGGCAAGTCCCCTGAAATCATCGCCGATGAAGTAGAAGAAGAACTGGACACTGTCCTGACAATCATTCAGGAAATTACTGAGGAAGATACAAGCAATAACCAATAG